A window of the Plasmodium falciparum 3D7 genome assembly, chromosome: 3 genome harbors these coding sequences:
- a CDS encoding 1-cys-glutaredoxin-like protein-1 → MIMKNKYGVFFSLSKNAIINSNRQLFPFKKVSKINFSNSADDKNNGVIPEQRTQYSGTNEYKDFEKTEVYQTLKIKIKELLEQEKIVLFMKGTPEKPLCGFSANVVNILNSMNVKDYVYIDVMKNNNLREAIKIYSNWPYIPNLYVNNNFIGGYDIISDLYNRGELEKIIK, encoded by the exons atgataatgaaaaacaaatatGGAGTTTTCTTTTCCTTAAGTAAAAATGCAATAATAAATAGTAATAGGCAattatttccttttaaaAAAGTATCAAAAATTAACTTTAGCAATTCAGcggatgataaaaataacgGTGTTATACCTGAACAACGAACACAATACAGTGGtacaaatgaatataaagatTTTGAAAAAACAGAAGTATACCAG accttaaaaataaaaattaaagaactACTTGAACAAGAGAAAATAGTTCTCTTTATGAAAGGGACCCCGGAAAAGCCCTTATGTGGATTTAGCGCAaat GTAGTCAATATACTCAATAGTATGAATGTGAAAGATTATGTATACATTGatgtaatgaaaaataaCAACTTACGTGAAGCTATAAAGATTTATAGTAATTGGCCGTATATACccaatttatatgtaaataataatttcattggaggatatgatataatttcagatttatataatagaGGAGAGttggaaaaaattataaaataa
- a CDS encoding 60S ribosomal protein L44, with translation MVNVPKTRKTYCSNKCKKHTMHKVSQYKKGKERLSSLGRRRYDMKQKGFGGQTKPVFKKKAKTTKKIVLKLECTKCKKKRFQTMKRCKTFEMGADKKKKGGAVY, from the exons atggtGAATGTTccaaaaacaagaaaaacaTATTGTAGTAACAAATGTAAAAAACATACAATGCATAAAGTCAgtcaatataaaaaaggaaaagaaagaTTATCATCATTAGGAAGAAGAAGATATGACATGAAACAAAAAGGTTTTGGAGGTCAAACAAAACCAGTTTTTAAGAAGAAAGCTAAAACTACTAAAAAAATTGTTCTTAAATTA GAATGTAccaaatgtaaaaaaaaaagatttcaAACCATGAAAAGATGTAAAACTTTTGAAATGGGAGCtgataagaaaaagaaggGAGGAGCAGTATATTGA
- a CDS encoding circumsporozoite (CS) protein, with protein sequence MMRKLAILSVSSFLFVEALFQEYQCYGSSSNTRVLNELNYDNAGTNLYNELEMNYYGKQENWYSLKKNSRSLGENDDGNNEDNEKLRKPKHKKLKQPADGNPDPNANPNVDPNANPNVDPNANPNVDPNANPNANPNANPNANPNANPNANPNANPNANPNANPNANPNANPNANPNANPNANPNANPNANPNANPNVDPNANPNANPNANPNANPNANPNANPNANPNANPNANPNANPNANPNANPNANPNANPNANPNANPNANPNANPNKNNQGNGQGHNMPNDPNRNVDENANANSAVKNNNNEEPSDKHIKEYLNKIQNSLSTEWSPCSVTCGNGIQVRIKPGSANKPKDELDYANDIEKKICKMEKCSSVFNVVNSSIGLIMVLSFLFLN encoded by the coding sequence ATGATGAGAAAATTAGCTATTTTATCtgtttcttcctttttatttgttgAGGCCTTATTCCAGGAATACCAGTGCTATGGAAGTTCGTCAAACACAAGGGTTCTAAATGAattaaattatgataatgcaGGCactaatttatataatgaattagAAATGAATTATTATGGGAAACAGGAAAATTGGTAtagtcttaaaaaaaatagtagATCACTTGGAGAAAATGATGATGGAAATAACGAAGACAACGAGAAATTAAGGAAAccaaaacataaaaaattaaagcaACCAGCGGATGGTAATCCTGATCCAAATGCAAACCCAAATGTAGATCCCAATGCCAACCCAAATGTAGATCCAAATGCAAACCCAAATGTAGATCCAAATGCAAACCCAAATGCAAACCCAAATGCAAACCCAAATGCAAACCCAAATGCAAACCCAAATGCAAACCCAAATGCAAACCCAAATGCAAACCCAAATGCAAACCCAAATGCAAACCCAAATGCAAACCCAAATGCAAACCCAAATGCAAACCCAAATGCAAACCCCAATGCAAATCCTAATGCAAACCCAAATGCAAACCCAAACGTAGATCCTAATGCAAATCCAAATGCAAACCCAAACGCAAACCCCAATGCAAATCCTAATGCAAACCCCAATGCAAATCCTAATGCAAATCCTAATGCCAATCCAAATGCAAATCCAAATGCAAACCCAAACGCAAACCCCAATGCAAATCCTAATGCCAATCCAAATGCAAATCCAAATGCAAACCCAAATGCAAACCCAAATGCAAACCCCAATGCAAATCCTAATAAAAACAATCAAGGTAATGGACAAGGTCACAATATGCCAAATGACCCAAACCGAAATGTAGATGAAAATGCTAATGCCAACAGTgctgtaaaaaataataataacgaaGAACCAAGTGATAAGCacataaaagaatatttaaacAAAATACAAAATTCTCTTTCAACTGAATGGTCCCCATGTAGTGTAACTTGTGGAAATGGTATTCAAGTTAGAATAAAGCCTGGCTCTGCTAATAAACCTAAAGACGAATTAGATTATGCAAatgatattgaaaaaaaaatttgtaaaATGGAAAAATGTTCCAGTGTGTTTAATGTCGTAAATAGTTCAATAGGATTAATAATGGTATTATCCTTCTTGTTCCTTAATTAG
- a CDS encoding elongation factor Ts, protein MKLFYFFLLSFLSSYIIAFSFKSTQSAHFILSVGRCNENYGNNIKKNRLYSTNNDHLKLLKYVREVTNASIQLCNKALKECNNDVDKAIEHVRKNTKSSTFVSTNIKVKKEGLVASQIKDDKIVLLELLTDSDFVARNKMFVQFVYSLLNVTLDNDLSVGNCKNAGDNKNSEDGYTTSGNILSNNNIMDEILSLPYVDEENKSNSTMREQLNYLRNIFREDIKIGRFSKYSKKNPNEFLHYYIHNKLDDHVGLSGVLLVLHINNLDEILKTKKEDIVNFANDLSMHIISAKPASVSIDTLNPKITKKEMDIIRDGLKDMKKPENILNNMIQGKMKKFYSSIVFLEQEYMLDETKRKVSQVIKDFGKDHNINISVNHFNYFAIGEKNVLME, encoded by the exons atgaaattgttttattttttcttgttaAGCTTTCTGAGCAGTTATATAATTGCgttttcttttaaaagtACGCAGAGTgcacattttatattatctgtGGGGAGATGTAATGAAAATTAcggtaataatattaagaaaaatagATTATATTCTACAAATAATGatcatttaaaattattaaaatatgtaagAGAAGTTACTAATGCTAGTATACAATTATGTAATAAAGCTTTGAAAGAATGTAACAATGATGTAGATAAAGCAATTGAACATGTTAGGAAAAATACCAAAAGTTCAACATTTGTTTCAACAAATATTaaagtaaaaaaagaaggatTAGTAGCTAGCCAAATAAAAGATGACAAAATAGTTTTGTTAGAACTTTTAACTGACTCTGATTTTGTTGCACGAAATAAAATGTTTGTTCAGTTTGTTTACAGCTTATTGAATGTTACATTGGATAATGACCTGTCCGTTGGAAATTGTAAAAATGCTggggataataaaaatagtgAAGACGGTTACACAACGAGTGGTAATATcctaagtaataataatataatggatGAAATATTAAGTCTTCCTTATGTAGATGAAGAGAATAAAAGCAACAGTACCATGAGAGAACAACTAAATTATCTACGAAATATTTTTAgagaagatataaaaattggAAGGTTTTCAAAATATAGTAAGAAAAATCCAAACGaatttttacattattatatacataacaaATTGGATGATCATGTGGGCTTATCAGGAGTTCTTTTAGttcttcatataaataatttagatgaaatattaaaaactaaaaaagaagatattgTGAACTTTGCAAATGATTTATCTATGCATATTATATCCGCTAAACCAGCTAGTGTTTCCATCGATACATTAAATCCAAAAATTactaaaaaagaaatggatATTATTCGAGATGGGTTGAAGGATATGAAAAAAccagaaaatattttaaataatatgatacaggggaaaatgaagaaatttTATAGTTCCATAGTATTCCTAGAGCag GAATATATGCTGGatgaaacaaaaagaaaagttTCTCAAGTAATTAAAGATTTTGGTAAAGATcacaatattaatataagtgttaatcattttaattatttcgCTATAGGAGAAAAAAACGTTCTTATggaatga